The proteins below are encoded in one region of Anguilla anguilla isolate fAngAng1 chromosome 3, fAngAng1.pri, whole genome shotgun sequence:
- the chst7 gene encoding carbohydrate sulfotransferase 7, with translation MKRRLHKKYLILILGYSVLLLLIPYVLDYRGKTIRDKHEVQQQKCPDFEKTLAMWSNVDNSNNATEMVGDASNRSDRINIYLHATWRTGSSFLGELFNQHPDVFYLYEPMWNMWQSLYPGDAVSLQGAVRDMMNSLFRCDFSVLKLYAGTSNITTSFIFGWKTNKVICSEPLCSAYKKDEIGLVRGDVCDKCRPRDLKDLERECKKYRVMVIKDVRVFDLSVLVPLIRDPGLNLRVIQLFRDPRAVHNSRLKSKLALVKESVQVLRSKKQTDKFKRLLMPSNRSNRAENYVASAMELICDSWLNDMLLVANAPQWLKRNYIQIRYEDLVLYPVEELQRLYRFSNLTSFPKIEKFVVNMTRGEGYSSEKPFVISSRDAKEAIFAWRERLNVEQINRVEAYCSEVMSRLGYQSVVDKT, from the coding sequence ATGAAGAGGCGGCTGCACAAGAAATACTTGATTTTGATTTTAGGATATTCCGTGTTACTTCTGTTAATTCCTTATGTTTTGGATTACAGGGGTAAAACTATTCGTGATAAACATGAAGTTCAGCAGCAAAAGTGCCCTGACTTCGAAAAAACACTGGCAATGTGGAGTAACGTGGACAATAGCAACAATGCCACCGAGATGGTGGGAGACGCTTCCAATAGGAGCGATaggataaatatttatttgcacgCCACATGGAGAACGGGGTCTTCCTTTTTAGGTGAACTATTCAATCAACACCCagatgtgttttatttgtatgaaCCCATGTGGAATATGTGGCAATCGCTCTACCCTGGAGACGCGGTGAGTCTGCAAGGAGCCGTCCGGGACATGATGAATTCACTTTTCCGCTGTGATTTCTCCGTTCTTAAGCTCTACGCCGGAACTAGCAACATCACTACCTCATTCATATTTGGGTGGAAGACGAACAAGGTTATCTGCTCAGAGCCTCTATGCAGCGCCTACAAGAAAGACGAAATTGGGCTCGTGAGAGGAGACGTCTGCGACAAGTGTCGGCCGAGGGACCTTAAGGACTTGGAGAGAGAATGCAAAAAGTACCGCGTTATGGTCATTAAAGACGTCCGTGTGTTCGACCTGAGCGTGTTGGTTCCTTTAATAAGGGACCCCGGTTTGAATCTTCGGGTCATTCAGCTTTTTCGAGATCCGCGCGCTGTGCACAATTCCAGGCTGAAATCCAAACTGGCCTTAGTGAAGGAGAGCGTTCAAGTGCTGCGCAGCAAGAAACAGACGGATAAATTCAAACGGCTCCTAATGCCCAGCAACAGGTCTAACCGTGCGGAGAATTATGTGGCGAGCGCAATGGAGCTGATATGTGACAGTTGGCTAAACGACATGTTGCTCGTCGCGAACGCACCGCAATGGTTGAAGAGAAATTATATTCAGATACGTTACGAGGACCTTGTCCTTTACCCCGTGGAGGAACTACAGAGGCTGTACCGCTTCTCAAACCTCACATCCTTTCCAAAAATTGAGAAATTTGTCGTTAACATGACGCGCGGAGAGGGATATTCTTCTGAAAAACCATTTGTTATATCCTCGAGGGACGCTAAGGAAGCTATATTTGCCTGGAGAGAGAGGTTAAACGTGGAACAGATCAATCGAGTCGAAGCCTACTGCAGCGAGGTCATGAGCCGCCTGGGGTATCAAAGTGTTGTGGATAAAACGTAA